Proteins from a single region of Electrophorus electricus isolate fEleEle1 chromosome 5, fEleEle1.pri, whole genome shotgun sequence:
- the LOC113577040 gene encoding zinc fingers and homeoboxes protein 1 isoform X3, translating into MSSRRKSTTPCMVLPSDVVEQDPDMETLAGEEETESTAEGPTEGAVVPMETEGEYEDSLGHSAGKRSSQSSVEQSVTDLTTEGSFVPAEMEDSDDPSVTGISLSKTPIMKKKCKPEPKRIAVSLKGTEEADMLVESEGDPEPMEASIVSAMAAEMVNPILAESAKPGMLVSIPNPVPAEQKKPVMNPATVLPAGLAQVLSALQAQQSAQAQLLIPVSSIPTYNAAMDTNALLVNTYKKFPYPSVSEIMGLAAQTKFSEEQIKIWFSAQRLKHGVSWTPEEVEEARRKQFNGTVHTVPQTITVIPAHHLSATNGLQSILQTCQIVGQPGLVLTQVGTANSLPVTTPITLTVAGMPNQSQAPKIATNQTSPAVSETKRATTVQPPSLTPQENSALSADHFGLRPKKSKEQLAELKASYMKNHFASDSEIARLMKLTNLTKGEIKKWFSDTRYNQRNSKNNHFTVPPDGARTSNSNATIVIDSSDETPQSPTPSPVKEKETRTKTWNPFPDFTLQKFKEKTPEQLVILEESYQKCDTPTDEELSRLRAETKLTRREIDAWFTEKRKTPVTEPTDHKGEGDGETSQGRGGQTSPAVKKLPKEKVTKKTPEQLHVLKSAFVRTQWPSAEEYDRLAEESRLPRSYIVNWFGDTRYAWKNGNLKWYFYYQSGNVEGMNGNKSRKRRVRNRGWGRSRSRRPKKPAGSEKCPPVKFKSGKEILKEYYLKHKFLNEQDLDELVAKSNMSYEQVREWFAEVCRKVDLGTDPFEDSATSNEPEGEESQGENETAAEEQGPSAAGEEDGDDDEEEDDDSEDSDSWEPPQSVRKTLSGSEDQ; encoded by the exons ATGTCAAGCAGAAGGAAGTCCACAACTCCCTGCATGGTGCTTCCCTCGGACGTAGTGGAGCAAGATCCAGACATGGAGACCCTGGCAGGggaggaagaaacagagagtaCTGCAGAAGGCCCTACAGAAGGAGCAGTAGTTCCCATGGAAACTGAGGGAG AGTATGAGGACAGTTTAGGCCATTCTGCAGGAAAGCGCTCAAGTCAGAGCTCTGTGGAGCAGTCAGTCACCGATCTAACAACTGAAGGAAGTTTTGTTCCTGCTGAGATGGAGGACAGCGATGACCCTTCAGTCACCGGGATCTCTCTCAGCAAGACACCCATCATGAAAAAGAAGTGCAAGCCAGAACCTAAGAGAATAGCGGTGTCTCTCAAAGGGACGGAAGAGGCCGACATGCTAGTCGAAAGTGAGGGAGATCCGGAACCCATGGAGGCGTCTATTGTGAGTGCCATGGCCGCTGAAATGGTGAATCCCATTCTTGCCGAGTCGGCAAAGCCTGGCATGCTCGTCAGCATTCCCAATCCAGTGCCTGCCGAGCAGAAGAAGCCAGTTATGAACCCTGCCACAGTGCTTCCCGCTGGCCTGGCCCAGGTCCTGTCTGCCTTACAGGCACAGCAGAGTGCACAGGCTCAGCTCCTGATTCCCGTGAGCAGCATTCCCACTTACAACGCAGCCATGGACACCAACGCCCTGCTTGTGAACACCTACAAGAAGTTTCCCTACCCATCAGTGTCTGAGATCATGGGTCTGGCAGCTCAGACCAAGTTCAGTGAGGAACAGATAAAAATCTGGTTCTCTGCACAGCGTTTGAAGCACGGTGTGAGCTGGACTCCAGAGGAAGTCGAGGAGGCTAGAAGGAAGCAGTTTAATGGCACGGTCCACACAGTTCCTCAGACCATTACTGTGATCCCAGCTCACCATCTCTCTGCCACCAACGGTCTGCAGTCTATTCTCCAGACCTGCCAAATCGTGGGCCAGCCGGGCCTGGTTCTGACACAGGTAGGGACTGCAAACAGCCTACCTGTCACAACCCCCATCACACTGACAGTTGCGGGGATGCCCAATCAAAGCCAGGCCCCCAAGATTGCGACCAATCAGACGAGTCCTGCTGTCAGCGAAACCAAGAGGGCCACCACGGTCCAGCCCCCATCATTGACTCCTCAGGAGAACTCCGCCCTCAGTGCCGACCACTTTGGCCTGCGGCCAAAGAAGTCAAAGGAGCAGCTGGCTGAGCTAAAAGCTAGCTACATGAAAAACCACTTTGCTAGTGATTCTGAGATTGCCAGGCTGATGAAGCTTACCAACCTCACCAAAGGCGAGATCAAGAAATGGTTCAGTGACACCCGCTACAACCAACGCAATTCCAAGAACAACCACTTCACTGTCCCGCCAGACGGTGCCAGGACCAGCAACAGCAACGCCACTATTGTCATCGATTCAAGCGATGAGACGCCGCAGTCTCCGACTCCATCTCCtgtcaaagagaaagagacgCGCACCAAGACCTGGAACCCGTTCCCTGACTTCACCCTGCAGAAGTTCAAGGAGAAGACCCCAGAGCAGCTAGTTATTCTGGAGGAGAGCTATCAGAAATGTGACACACCCACAGACGAAGAGCTGAGTCGCCTGAGGGCCGAAACGAAGCTCACCAGGCGGGAGATTGACGCCTGGTTCACGGAGAAGCGGAAGACCCCTGTTACTGAGCCGACCGATCACAAAGGCGAGGGGGATGGTGAGACGTCCCAGGGCAGAGGTGGGCAGACTTCTCCTGCAGTGAAGAAGCTACCCAAAGAGAAGGTGACTAAGAAAACCCCAGAGCAGCTCCATGTCCTGAAGAGTGCCTTCGTGCGCACCCAGTGGCCCTCCGCTGAAGAGTACGATCGGCTAGCCGAAGAGAGCCGGCTGCCCCGCTCCTACATCGTCAACTGGTTTGGGGACACACGCTACGCCTGGAAGAACGGCAACCTCAAGTGGTACTTCTACTATCAGAGTGGGAATGTGGAGGGCATGAATGGCAACAAGAGCAGGAAGCGGAGGGTCCGTAATCGCGGGTGGGGGCGGTCCCGCAGCAGGAGGCCCAAAAAACCAGCTGGCTCGGAGAAGTGCCCGCCGGTAAAGTTCAAGTCTGGAAAAGAGATTCTGAAGGAGTATTACCTGAAGCACAAGTTTTTGAACGAGCAGGATCTGGACGAGTTGGTGGCCAAGTCCAACATGAGCTATGAGCAAGTGCGGGAGTGGTTCGCCGAGGTCTGCAGGAAGGTGGACTTGGGCACGGACCCGTTTGAGGACAGCGCCACAAGCAATGAGCCCgagggggaggagtcacaggGCGAGAACGAGACGGCAGCCGAGGAGCAAGGACCCTCGGCCGCCGGTGAAGAGGATGGCGACGAcgatgaggaggaagacgacGATAGTGAGGACAGTGATTCCTGGGAGCCCCCGCAGAGTGTTAGAAAAACCTTGTCTGGATCTGAGGATCAGTGa